gctactaaaaacatatttaaaacagttcatgtgactgcagtggttcaaccttaatattatgaagagacaagaatagtttttgtgcaccaaaaaaaaaaaaaaacaaaataaccactttattcaacaatatcttcatgaagcttcaaagcttttaCGAATctattgttttgaatcagtggttcggagtgtgtatcaaactgccaaagtcatgccccccagtggtgaaccattaaaatttcgaaacacttatgacgtaaagaagcctcgtttactgaaatcacgtgactttggcagtttgatacgcgctccgaaccactgatttcgaaacaaaagattcataaagccttatgaagcagtgttttgaaatcgcccatcactagatattgtttttttggcgcacaaaaagtattcttgtcacttcataacattacatttgaatcactgtagtcacatgaactgctttaaatatgttttaaatacaattctgggcatctgaaagtgttaattatcttgctgtcaatgcaggcctcactgagccatcagattttattaaaaatatcttcatttgtgttctaaagatgaaagaaagtcttacgggtgtggaaacgacatgagggtgagtaattaatgacagaattttcatttttgggtgaactaatcctttgacCGTGCCCACTTCTGTagcatttttttcaaaagtgtgGTGAGAACCGACTGCTGCAGAAACAGGGTGTTTTGTAACTCTTTAAAAGATttgcatttcaaataaatgctgttcttttgaactttgtatgaaaattgtatcacagtttccacaaaaatatgaagcagcacaactgttttcaacattgataataataagaaatgtttcttaagcaaatcagcatatcagaatgatttctgaaggatcatgtgacactgaagactggagtaataatgctggtttatggaataaattacattttaaaatatattcaaatagaaaataaattgcaataatatttcataatattactgtttttactgtatttttcataaaataaatgcaagttTGGTGAACAGAAGAAACTTATGTCTGCTCCCCCGTTGTGTTTCAGATATCGTTGTGACGTACGAGCAGCTGAAGGACATGATGTCTGCTGGAAGCGTCCAGCTCTTCGATGTACGTGAACCGGATGAGCTGGAAGCAGGATTTATTCCAGGAGCCACCAACATTCCATGTACGTCAGCACTGCACACAGTTCAGTTCAGctctgcacaaacacacacagactttATAAGTGACGGTACTTTTGTTGATGTAGTGGGAGACGTGGAGCAGGCCCTCAGACTGAGCCCGGATCAGTTCAGAGAGCGTTACGGCGTCACAAAGCCTCACAGAGACGACCCTGACTTTGTGCTGTACTGCCAGAGAGGGATACGCAGCCTCACTGCACTGGAGACCGCAAGAGCTCTGGGATACACAAGGTACGGACACACacctttttaacttttattgaatcttttgaatttttagaaaaaaaaaaaaaaaaagtttgcaaatATGCTTTTTGTCGAGTaacatatttgatacatcagaCTTTTATGGCTCAGTGTTGAGCCACATCTAGGGAAAAGAGTGCAACATGAAAGCTTTCATAGATGGTGAAATTGCAAAACAATATTGAGTTTATTGCCTTAAATTGGGATCTAAGTTCAGGAGCTGACAGAGCCAAATGCTCTTATCCCTCTTTCCTAAATCTAatcaaaaagaaaatacagtacactaaCCTAACTGCCTTAGTGATGGGAGAAACAAAGCTTTTCGAAACTTTGAATCAATTGAACCAATTGATTCACATAATGATTCACTGTTTTGAAGCGCTCGAAACGCCACACGTTGGTGACCTctgctggtcagaacagtgtaaatgcagcaaaaactcagctcaaacatgcaataacaacaaaaaacaccTTTTTAGGCTACAAAacaattgcaaatgttttattgaaggtGTAATCTATTCAGTAATCATCATGTACCAATACATATGAAGtgtctttaaaatatgttatttttttacttgTAGGGCTTGTTTTATGGAGAGTTTGGTTAATCAAACCAAGAGACCTTTATATGCAACTCTTCctttttattatacaaatgtgccattaaatgtatacaattttatgaaaataatttgAGACCATACAGAGTTCACAGAGATCAATCGCCCTCTAGCGgcaaaccattgaaatttcaaaacagtaTGATGTAAGAAGCCTAGATCACTGGAATCACAGTTTTTGATACATGTTCACTGATTCAACACAGGTTTCGAAGCTTCACAAAGCATGCTTTGAAAGCATAAACTCCTAGCTGAAAACAGAGATCAAAAAGTTCACAATAAACCAAAATGGAATCTGACTCCTTAATTTCCCAATCCTCAATATTgacaatatatttacaaaactACTTACAAAGTTAAGTGAacaataattaatgacataattttcattttggggtgaactaaccctttaactcaaaCAAACTCTGCACTCCAATCCAATTCTCTCTGCTCAAAAAACAGGATGTCTCTACAGGAAATGATGATGTGCTTTTTAAAGTAGTGTGCACCAATCAGGACATAGCATCAATCAGCCTGCAGGAGCCAAATCAGATGACGTTCCTggacagacacagacactccCAAAACAACAGAGATATAACAAAACACATAAGCTTAGGGTTGTAACACTctgatatagtgagaatatggatCTCACACTCAAGGAGGAAAAAACACCTCAGTTTTACAATTGATGCAATTTTgtgcagatgctgatatttatatggccaaaaagtaaAATGAGATTCTgatgcttgtaatgtaaatcaatgagatatttataacagtatagcagatacttacataaaatgatataaatatcaGTCGTCACTCTATATCTGCCAATAATGTGTCTAAATAAGATGATATGTAAATGCTTATAGTTTTaagatcaaagctctgtagttttaaaacatataatgcaatgcaatacactGATGATtgaaattaacaaataaacGCTCCTCAAATGCCTaatgatcatatttgatactcagatttgaacatgatttttttctttaaaatgatgtatggataatcaagtaaacctaaactgcttcagtccagtaagtgttcaccttgaaatattactgacaatatcaaagttattcatacggaagaggattagggccaagcaataataaaaatataaaaccatctcgagattaaagttgttaaatttcgagaaaaaagtctaaataaaatgttgagaataaagtcattaagattatgagaacaaattcgtaatttaaattttttttatcataatttaatgactttattgtcaacattttatctcgacttttttctcgaaatgtaacaacatttttctcataatttaacaaatttgttctcgtaatttaatgacttttttctcgtaatttaatgagtttattctcaacattttatctcgacctttttctcgaaatttaacaactttaatctcgagatggttttatttttttattattgcttggccctaatcctcttccatatattcatatgtttgatttataaaaacaaaatataaaaagtctATCAGTCAGACGACAGAAGGCATGATGTAGCGGATTTTGTTTGTgcaacaggtttttcagcaaagttttgatcatgttgatcattTAAGCCTTAGAAATGtgcatatcaaatatgatattATGATCAATTTAAGAGAATTTCCCTCTATGAATTTTTATATTGCATGAAAAAACAGTCATATAACTGATACCACTCATGATAAAAATCCCAAAGAGAaaaagcaaaggaaaaataaatgcTGACATGTCGATGCATGTTTTTGCATGTAGAAATGTTTGTAtgaatataatgcatttaaacaaTTATGATTTATGTTTGCTTTTCTTCATTTAATCATCAgggaatttaaataaatgtcagacctggaaatgaataaaatcattGTATTATCTATATAGTCAATTATGCTTTGCTCTAAATTGTTTAACTGGCTAGAAAAAGCTCTATAAATATTGctattaaatgatttttttatgatttaaattaTCATATGGTAATCACAAAAACCTAGATAAGTCATGATAATTTGTTTGATTCAtcctcactcactcacaaacaacaaaagtcagacatcagtgtgtctgttTGTCTCTCAGGGCCCGTCATTATGCTGGAGGATTCAACGAGTGGCTTAAGCAGGAGGATCTGTGAGCAGAAAGAGTCGAGCATCAAACAGAGGAATGAAGCTTATTTCCGCTCTGTGAAGGACCTAGAAGAATATGACTGAATTTATATGGCATTTGACTGTTAAAATGACAGCACAGACCAAAAATGTAGTATTTATAAAATCCCACAGATGTGTCTATATATTTTGCAAAGATTCAATAAATATTGCATCATTTATGataaagtttgtttgtttttatgccATATGATTGTCACCATCGACCCAGCCACACATAAGATGTTTTATCGCACATGAATGTTTTCCCAACTAACTGAAACTGACAATCAGACTCTGAATTCATgcatcattatttaaattatagtatttaaaataaatgtgcaagacaatatgttttaaatgttgtgAGAATTAGTGACAAGCTGGAGTTTTCATATCAGCTATCCACACACCCGATCATCAACAAAACACCTTAAATATTTCAGCACTTTTTCAAGAAAACCCAAAGCTTTTGAGACAATAAATGTCCCACATGATCTGATCATCACCTTCTTAAGAGTGCCAATAGGtttgaccgatttcaaaacactgcttcaggaagcatcggagcattgtGAAtctgtgtgtcgaatctgcagttcggagcaccaaagtcacatgatttcagcagtttggcggtttgacccgcgatccgattcatgattcgatacactgattaatttatgctccgaatcttcctgaagcagtgttttgaaatcagtcatcactaaataagtcgttattttgtttttttgccgcaccaaaagtattctcgtcgctttataatattaatattgagccactgtactcacatgaactgatttaaatatgtttttagtacctttatggatcttgacagaggaagtgacattgctccctatggaggcatcagatttcaactaaaatatcttaatttgtgttccaaagattaacgaaggtcttacgggtgtgaaacggcatgatggtgagaaataaatgacagaattttcatttt
This DNA window, taken from Megalobrama amblycephala isolate DHTTF-2021 linkage group LG4, ASM1881202v1, whole genome shotgun sequence, encodes the following:
- the LOC125266329 gene encoding thiosulfate sulfurtransferase/rhodanese-like domain-containing protein 1 isoform X1, producing the protein MNTLMRVSSGVRALVALLLLSVSAHSTEQCDNGAENCDKWTKTSNNQPLNTDIVVTYEQLKDMMSAGSVQLFDVREPDELEAGFIPGATNIPLGDVEQALRLSPDQFRERYGVTKPHRDDPDFVLYCQRGIRSLTALETARALGYTRARHYAGGFNEWLKQEDL